In Anaerolineae bacterium, the DNA window CAGCTCCCTATGTGGAAAGATTTCTGGAGACGAAACCAGCCCGCAAGCTTTCCCAGGCAGCCCTGGAAACCCTTGCCATAATCGCTTACCTTCAGCCGATAACCAGAGCCCAAATTGAAGCTATAAGAGGGGTTAACAGCGATGGTGTGATACGCTCCCTCCTTAGTAAAGGCCTCATTGAAGAAGTAGGCCACCTTGATTCTCCAGGGAGACCCGCCCTTTATGGAACTACATTTCAGTTCCTTAAATATTTTGGCCTGGAGCGCCTTGAGGATTTACCACCACTGGAAGGAGAAAATGCTTAGGAAGGCTTTTCTGCTGTCTCTTCTCAGCCTTACGGCCCTGGCCTTTGGCCCGCCAGCTTTGAAAGAAAGAGACGTTGGGGGCCTGAGACTTTACCCCTGTCAGGTTAAAGGTATGGCCTCCAATCAACCTCCCGCTATTGAAGCTAAGGCCTTCCTCCTGGCTGATTACGCTACTGGGACCATTATTCTGGCTAAAAATGAGCACGAGAGGCTTCCTCCTGCAAGTTTAACGAAGATAATGACGGCCATTCTGGCCCTTGAGAATTCTTCCCCAGGCGATCTGGTAACAATAAGTCAAAGGGCTGCAACGGTGGAATTGCCGAGGATGGGGCTTTCGCCGGGCAAGAAAATCCTCATGGAGAATTTGCTTTATGGCCTTTTGCTCTTATCAGCCAACGACGCTGCTGCGGCCATTGCCGAGCATGTCGCCGGGAAGCAGGAAGCTTTTGTGGAAATGATGAACTATAAAGCGGCCAGTCTCGGGATGAAAAACACGCACTTTACCAATCCCCAGGGCTTTGACGAGGAAGGACACCTTTCTACCGCCTACGACCTCTGGCTTCTTACTCGGCATGCTCTGGCTAACCATGCTTTCGCCGCTGTAGTAGCAACTTATGAGCGAGGAGGGCTTATTTCCACCAATCGTTTCTTAACCCTTTACCCTGGAGCCGATGGGGTCAAAACAGGCACAACCCCGCTGGCTGGAGAATGTCTGATAGCATCGGCAACAAGAGGAAATCAGAAAGGCGTGGTTGTTCTCCTCAATAGCCCTGACCGTTACGGCGAAGCCGCTTCACTGCTGGATTATTACTTCCACAATTATACCCTTGTGCCTCTTTCCAGCCCAGGCCTTGATCGGGTCAGGAAGCCTTCAGGAGAGGTGGTAACATTCAGGGTGAAAGGGGAAAGCCTGCTCCTGGTGGAGAAGTGGAAATCCTTTCTGCTTCAGTTTTACAGGAAAGTTTCTTCCGGTGAGCTTCTGGTTTACTTTGGGGATGAGATTATGCTTTCGCGCCCTTTAGTGGAGGAAAACTAAAGAGGGGGCGAGTCCCCGCCCCCCTTAGACTTAATTCCGGTGGTCAGAGCAATTCTCAGGAACCTTGTTGAAGATTGTGTCCTTAGAGATAAGGATCAGGGAGCCATTTCCCTAAACTTTATTCGCTGGTAAGCCAGTTTTGCAAGTCCCCCAGCTACGTGGGAACGGCTCCTCACCTTTCCTTCAAGGCGCCTCATTACCTCATCAGGGTTAGCTCTCAATATGTTTCTCACAGCTGGTCGGGCGAGGCCCAGGAAAGAAGCGATTTCGTCTTCGCTCTTCTTCTCTTCATGAGCCAGGACCACGCTGTAGGCCGCTTCCATGAGGCTGGGAAGCCAGGTAAGTCTCCGGTATTCCATGAGTTTACGTGGCCCACCAGCAAGGTTTATTGCCTCAAGAAACACTTTCATGGCCATTTCATCCAGGGAGTACTCCTTAGGTTCTACTACTTTCATCGCTCTCACCTCCTTCCCCTTTAACCTTAGAGGCTATTTCGCTCAGACGCGGTCCTATACGTATAAGGCCGCTTTCTGTTATTTCCATAAGGTGTGTGGAAGTATCATGGCCACACAGCCTACAGCCATCTATTCGGAAAAGCCTCACAATTTCTCCGATAGGCTTGCGATAGAGGCTGGCTTCGTATTTATTGGTTATAAGCACTTTGGAGAGGACCATTGAGCCATCTACAATGTGGCTCACAGCATAACCCCCCGCTGCTTCCGCCGAAAGACCCTCGTGTCCGCTTCTCTTTTGAGATACCAAAAGGGCAGTTTGCCGCCATTCTTTCAGGAAGTTAAAGATTGCTCGCACTACATCCCGGGCAAATACTTCTTTGGTTTCATAGAGGCCAGTGATAGAATCAATAACCACGGCTCTCGCTTTATACTCTTTGATAGCGTAAGCCAGAGTGCTCAGGAAAGTCTGGATGCTATTGCGGAGCTGATAATATGAAGCTCCATCGATGAATATTATGTGCTCTTCCACCAATTCTGGATCAACGCCCATAGCCAGAGCCCTGCCTTTGAGCCCTGCAGCCACAAAAGGGGCAGGGCTTTCCAAGGTAGCAAAGACGCAGGGGTTTCCCATGGACACCTGTTTTATGGCGAATTGTTCAACCAGCAAGCTCTTTCCCGTATCGGATACGCCCGTTATGTTCCACACGGAATAGCGGGGGATTCCCCCCAGAAATTTCCGGACTGGTTTACCATCCACTATCTTTGTGATGAAGAAAAGCTCATCCAACCCCTCTACACCTGTGGGCACTCCCTCAAGGCGGGGTATTTTGCCTGATAAGTCTTTCATCGTCCCGATGCTGTCCAGAAGAGCTTCGGTCATCCCTTGCCCCCCTAAAAGGTTTTTACCAAAACATATTTTAAAACCAGAATGAGGGCTAGTCAACCGCTCCAGTGGGAGTTTTTGTTCGAAAAAAGCTGCTAAAATATAATTAGCCAAACCCACAAGGAGCGAGGAGCTATGGATCTTAGGGATTTTATCGCTCTTCTCAAAGCGCAAAGTCTCCTTAAGGAGGTAGAAGAACCTGTTTCCCCCTACCTGGAGATGGCCCGTGTCAT includes these proteins:
- the scpB gene encoding SMC-Scp complex subunit ScpB, translated to MEPKVILESLLFIADEPVEIDHLVEVLGLDKETIAVIIEELAKEYSGRGIRLQRLGGKIQMVSAPEAAPYVERFLETKPARKLSQAALETLAIIAYLQPITRAQIEAIRGVNSDGVIRSLLSKGLIEEVGHLDSPGRPALYGTTFQFLKYFGLERLEDLPPLEGENA
- a CDS encoding D-alanyl-D-alanine carboxypeptidase; protein product: MLRKAFLLSLLSLTALAFGPPALKERDVGGLRLYPCQVKGMASNQPPAIEAKAFLLADYATGTIILAKNEHERLPPASLTKIMTAILALENSSPGDLVTISQRAATVELPRMGLSPGKKILMENLLYGLLLLSANDAAAAIAEHVAGKQEAFVEMMNYKAASLGMKNTHFTNPQGFDEEGHLSTAYDLWLLTRHALANHAFAAVVATYERGGLISTNRFLTLYPGADGVKTGTTPLAGECLIASATRGNQKGVVVLLNSPDRYGEAASLLDYYFHNYTLVPLSSPGLDRVRKPSGEVVTFRVKGESLLLVEKWKSFLLQFYRKVSSGELLVYFGDEIMLSRPLVEEN
- a CDS encoding regulator; its protein translation is MKVVEPKEYSLDEMAMKVFLEAINLAGGPRKLMEYRRLTWLPSLMEAAYSVVLAHEEKKSEDEIASFLGLARPAVRNILRANPDEVMRRLEGKVRSRSHVAGGLAKLAYQRIKFREMAP
- a CDS encoding KaiC domain-containing protein, whose protein sequence is MTEALLDSIGTMKDLSGKIPRLEGVPTGVEGLDELFFITKIVDGKPVRKFLGGIPRYSVWNITGVSDTGKSLLVEQFAIKQVSMGNPCVFATLESPAPFVAAGLKGRALAMGVDPELVEEHIIFIDGASYYQLRNSIQTFLSTLAYAIKEYKARAVVIDSITGLYETKEVFARDVVRAIFNFLKEWRQTALLVSQKRSGHEGLSAEAAGGYAVSHIVDGSMVLSKVLITNKYEASLYRKPIGEIVRLFRIDGCRLCGHDTSTHLMEITESGLIRIGPRLSEIASKVKGEGGESDESSRT